A single Lolium perenne isolate Kyuss_39 chromosome 6, Kyuss_2.0, whole genome shotgun sequence DNA region contains:
- the LOC127306165 gene encoding photosynthetic NDH subunit of lumenal location 4, chloroplastic, translated as MPPPISPLSLMAASPIPSPPAARPSSRALATVAASCSSSASPSTSTSSDASRRGVLALGAGFLASAALLGPVGDAGATRIEYYATVGEKLCDMGFAKSGLGYCDVAVGTGVQPQRGELINIHYTARFPDGTVFDSSYKRGRPLTMRIGAGKILRGLQQGIGGGGGVPPMLVGGKRKLMIPPILAYGPEPAGCFSGDCNIPGNSTILYDILLVGIYK; from the exons ATGCCGCCTCCTATCTCCCCGCTCTCGCTCATGGCCGCCAGCCCAATCCCGTCGCCGCCGGCCGCCCGACCAAGCAGCCGCGCCCTCGCCACCGTCGCTGCTTCATGCAGCTCCTCCGCGTCACCGTCCACTTCAACGTCTTCGGACGCGAGCAGGAGGGGCGTACTCGCGCTGGGCGCGGGATTCCTGGCGTCGGCCGCGCTGCTGGGGCCGGTCGGGGACGCCGGCGCCACGCGCATCGAGTACTACGCCACTGTCGGGGAGAAGCTCTGCGACATGGGCTTCGCCAAGTCCGGCCTCGGCTACTGCGACGTCGCCGTCGGCACCGGGGTGCAGCCACAGCGCGGCGAGCTCATCAAT ATACACTACACCGCAAGGTTCCCCGACGGGACAGTGTTCGACAGCAGCTACAAGCGCGGCAGGCCGCTCACGATGCGCATCGGTGCAGGAAAG ATCCTCCGAGGGCTTCAGCAGGggatcggcggtggtggtggcgtgcCACCCATGCTCGTCG GTGGGAAGCGCAAGCTCATGATACCTCCGATTTTGGCGTACGGGCCTGAACCAGCCGGCTGTTTCTCAG GAGACTGCAACATTCCCGGAAACTCCACGATACTATACGATATTCTTCTCGTTGGCATTTACAAGTGA